ATGGCTTCATTCTCTACCAAACCTTCAAAGCTTTACAATGTTCGATCGATTAGTATGCCGGTTAGGTCACATCCAAGCACACTCAGAACCGAGGAAGAGCTGAACAAGCTCAAGGCTTTGGAGGCAGCATTGACATCTTCATCGTCGCCGGCGTCGTCGAAGGCGGATTCAATATGCAAAGCGCTAGGTGGGCTCAAAGAGTTATACTTTTGCATTGAGGAACTTCTTCAATTGCCATTGACACAACAGGCTCTAGCCCTTCACCAGAAAGAGAAATGGGTTGAAGAGCTGTTGGACGGTTCTGTCACGTACTTGGATGTTTGTGGCAACACAAGGGATTCCATTTTGACGATGAAGGAAAGCGTTAGAGATCTTCAATCCACGCTTCGGAGAAGAAAGGTGGGAGATTCGAGCATCGAAGACAATGTGAGTTCATATGTTCGCATAAGaaaaaagatgaagaaggaaattGTGCAGTTTATGGCATCGTTGAAGCAAATGGATCAAAAATATGAAGCATTTCCTTTGGATATAGACAACCATCTCGCCGCGGTGGTGAGAGTCCTGAGAGAGGCAAGTTTGATCACCAGTTCCATTTTTCACTTCCTGTCTTCATTCCTTTCCACTCCAATTCTGAAGCCAAGGCCTAGCAGATGGTCATTGGTTTCGATTTTGTTGCACAAAGGGGTGTTGGTTTGTGACAACAACCAACACAAAAGCATGAACGAGCTGGAAAATGTAGATATTGCAATTAGCAACATGCTTGTCAATAATTCAGGTGAAGGTTTTGAGGATGATCAGAAGACTCAATCTGCACAAAGAAGGTTGGAGGTCTTGGATTCAAGCATTGAAGGCATTGAAAATGGTTTGGAGTGCTTGTTTAGGCTCTTGATCCGCACTAGAGTCTCTCTCCTAAACATGCTTTCTTGTTAAGATCACACATCGATTAGTTTCCATTTATTGTACCATATAATCCCAGTAGCAGCATCCGAATTTTAAAGGATCTAcgtatattcttcttcatttttgtcGAAATGTGAACTCTACTTTACTTGTAgctaaatgtgtgtgtgtatgtatatattttttttaaaactgatTTTAATACTATTTGGTTTGAGGAACCTCTAAATTAAGTCTACGTCGTTCTGTTTGAGAATTGTAAACCTCTTTGAAATCTAAATAAAGTTTCCTATATTATCCTAGTTATTAGTTGTAAATCTAGTGCTAGAAAATTCTTTGAGGTATTTGCAAGTGAAAACCTAATTACATGCTTATACTCGTTGATGAGTTGATTTTAATCCGATTCCAATTCGAATTCACCAATTTATTACGTTTGTTCATGGCTAATCAGATTTGGTTTCAATATATCATGTAACCAAATTATAGATAATAGTTCTGATTTGATAATCCGTTTCAAATTATGTACATGGACTTTTCGGTCTTTTTATGGTGTGACGTAgacttgaattaatttatttctacaATATCcctttagcaaaaataaaaaataaaaaatttaaaaaaatctgGTGTAGCCAAACTCCCAATTCCTCttagtataaaatatatatggatgtactaaaaaaaacactgaatttttattagaaaatattgtgaaaaAGTTAGAATTAGAAATGGTTTGGCTGGATTTTACAGCTTAAGAAATCTTCATACCGACTTTGTCATTGGATTCTTCTCACACGTGTCAACTCACAACGGCTATATTCTCCTTTTACAGGCCCCATTTATAATTACAACACATAGGTCGGTTATTCAGTGGGCCCCACAGAGGATCCGAAGTATAATTCCATAGCTTTCCCATGCCAATTCAGGCGACCGTTCCATTACACTCCGCATTAAAAACACAGCAAAAACCCAACCCGCTCTCTCTGTGACCATGACTGTCGCCACCGTAGCCACCACCCACACCAGGAAGCTGGTGAAGCTCAGCCGCTCTCTCTTCCGATGGGGATTCAACTCCTCCAAATGGtacattcttctctctctctctctgcctttCCCCTTTCTGGGTTTCTCTACTTTAGCTATTTGCACTGTTTGGTCCCTATAAATCTTGGAAAATAGGAATTGAGACCCCAGATTGTCAAAAGTTGAAAAATTTGTTCAATGTTTGCATTATCTCGGCAAGTTGATAGGGTGGCAGTTAGTCTTAGTCCCTCTGATTGGTTGCCTAGAATATGTGGGAAGCGGGAATTATAGAGACCCAGATATTGAAAAGTTATTAGAGTTGAAATATTTGGTCAATGTTGCATTATATCGGCAAAGCAGGGTGGGAGTTAGTcattctgtttggttgcctagAAAATTTGGGTAGTAGGAATTATTGAGACTCTGAAAGTTAAAAATTGTTAAAGTTGAAATCTTTGTTTAATGGTTGCATTATCTCAGGAATTTAACAGGTGGGAATTAGTCCCTCTGTTTGGATGTGTAGAAAATTTGGATTGTAAGAGTAATTGAGACTTGAGACCCAGATACTGAAAAGTTGTTAAAGTTGATATATTTGTACCCATGTTTGCTCTTTGTTGGCAATTTAATAGGCTCGGAGTCAGTCCCTCTGTTTGGTTGCCTACCAATATGTGGGTAGTGGGAGTTATTGAGACCCAGATTGTGTCAAGTTGAAACTTTTGTTAAATGTCGTGCATTCTTTGACAATTTAATAGGGTGGGGGGATTGGTTTTTTGCTCAATGATTGTTCTTGCTCATTGTTTTGCTAATGGTGATcaatggaatgaatggtgaaacAGCAAAATGCAAGCGAAGATGGCGGTGGCTAGAATAAAGCTGCTGAGGAACAAGAGGCAGGTGGTGGTGAAGCAGATGAGGCGTGACATCGCCTTGCTCCTACAATCTGGTCAAGATGCCACTGCTCGAATCCGGGTActtatcatttttattagtcATTTATTTAACATATTAATCTAAAGTTCATGTGTTCTGGTCTTTATAAATAAATGGGGAGGGGAGAAAGGGATTAAAAGTCTAAAAGCATGTTAGTGACTCGGGTTGTATGAAAAACAGACCAATTCACTTGTCATAGGTCTACATGTTAATGTCTCATGAATTTTGTTAACAATTGTGTGAATGGATTTCCCAGGCAAGTTATTACAATTTCCtgaattttttgtttccttGGATGTTTTATTGACTCAAGCATACGATAGTACCCAAACTTCTGCTTCAGTTTGTTATAGACTCAAACTTATGATCAGGCATGTGGCTATGCAGTTAGGTTTGCGGTTTTGCAACATGGTTAACGAAATAGGCTTTCCCTAATTACTAACGAAttctttgttttgtaggttgaaCATGTGATCAGAGAACAGAACGTTTTGGCTGCCAATGAGTTCATTGAGCTCTTCTGTGAATTAGTGGTCTCTAGGCTTTCTATCATCGCAAAGCAAAGGTGACAATATTGTATTATCTTTGTTGCATTTCACAGCTGTGGAATAGTATCTTAATCCCAATGTTTCTTGGATTTGTTACAGGGAGTGTCCGCCTGATCTCAAAGAAGGGATTGCAAGTTTAATCTTTGCCTCCCCCAGGTGCTCTGAGATTCCTGAACTGATCGCACTAAGGAATATTTTTGAGAAAAAGTATGGTAAAGATTTTGTATCTGCGGCTGTTGATGTGCGTCCCAGCTGTGGTGTGAATCGCATGGTAAGCATGGTCTCCCTGTCATGTATTTCTTTATTGTTATTGGATATACTGTATCACTTTTCTACTTACAGTTCCTATTTTAGTTTCTATGGTAGCTGAGTGCGTTTGTTTCTCACACAGCTGATTGACAAGCTCTCTGTTAGAACCCCTACGGGCGAAGTAAAGTTGAAACTCCTGAAGGAGATAGCCAAGGAATACCAGGTTGAATGGGATACATCAGAATCTGAACAGGAGCTTCTCAAGCCTCCAGAAGAGCTTATAGTgcgttcctctctctctctctcacacacacacacacacaaactcaaATTATATTCAATAGCTTTTCcattttgtgatttttgtttAGTAACCAGTCATTTCCTTTCTCACGTTATATGCAAGAAATTTTCTGATTTAATATTTCTATTTACTGTTATTTTAACAGCAAGGACCACGCAATTTTGTTAGTGCTACCAGCATGCCTGTGCAGAGTGTGCCGCCTCAATCTGTTGAGACTAATAAGCCAGACACTAGGTAGCTTGGCTATTCCTTTTATCTCATCTTAATTTAAGGTATGACCATACTTCGATTATCCATTTACTTTATCGTACTTTCTTTTAGTTCTTCACGCAGGACAAGTGGTGGTGTACAACGAAGAACAAGTGGTGGTGGAGAACAAAGAACAAGTGGTGGTGGAGAACGCAGAACAAGTAGTGGTGGTGAAAGAGGACATATGCAATTTGTAGACTCAGCATCAGCTGCTGAAGCAGCTGCAAAATCCGCCAGTGAGGCAATGGCTGCTGCACAAGTTGCTGCATATTTGGCCAACAAAGACTCCAATCAAGCAGCTCAATCATCTTCGAGCGTCAATACTGGATTCGGAACCCCTTCAGGAAATTCCACTGGCCGCTTTATGCCAGATTCTCCATCATTCGGGTCTCAGAATATGGTCAATAATGGATTTGGAACCCCTTCTGGCAATTCCACTGGCTTCTTTACGCCAGATTCTCCATCAGTTGGCTCTCAGAATAGCGATCACCAATCTAAAGCTCCTGGAGTTGATAGGTCTCACTCTTCAAGAGATGAGGAGGCGATGCATAGCCATGGAAATGAGAAGCAATTCATCTACAGGAGGTACAGCTACAATAATGCCCCATCAGTACATTCAGATATTAAGTTTGATGAATCGGACTGTGATGAAGAAGTTGAAATGGAGTCACCTCCCCGCGGCTTTCATCAAGCACCTGAGCGTCCTCCACCACAAGTACCTTCAGCTGCAAGGCAGGACTCAGTTCCTCGAGTTCATCCAAAGTTACCAGATTATGACGCACTTGCCGCTCGCTTTGACGCCCTCAAGTATCGGAAGTCATCCTAGTGCTTGAATCAGATTGCTTCTGCATTATTTTTGGGTTGCTTGTATAATTCGTATGCAATACGTCCTTCAAATCGAAAACGTATCGTCTAGATTGCTTCTGCACCAGTTTAGGCTTTGCTTGTATAATCGATACATCTGGTGGATGCTTGTCATTCCATCATTTTAATACTAAATAAAGCACATGGCAGAAATTTTGTACGTTTGCCCCTATTCAgtcatttattattattttcatttatcCCCTGTACTTAGGAAAGTAGCCAAATCGCAGATGCCAAAGGTTTTTGAGAaattggcaaattttcaaatctCAATTGTTAAAATTATCAATTTTGATACGTTGTCGATTTTAGATTCTCTATGTCAACGATATTTGATGTTGATTAGTTAAGCAACTGAAATCCGGATCCTCGCCGAATCATTTTTTTGATAATCTTGGAAATCCATAAATgcagtcataaattattttaaatatttatttttatttaaaattaaatacaaaccgtagttgataaaaactgatcacacgatgtacaatgaacggacaCAATTTACGAATTTCCAGAATCCAAAGAGAATCCTGTTGGAGCAATTGGAACTTGATTTATAATCATTTTAGTCAATTTCTAACAAATattagtttgacaaaaaaaagtatTTAGCCATTTTTTAATCGATTGTATGAATCTTGCACTCTATTTTTCATGGCGAATCCCTCTCAAGAATGCATCCTTTAGCCAAATTTTTTTAACTACAAAAATATTGGAAAAATAGGCtaattaaaattctaattctaattgttaaagtgaacaaatattaacgatatatatatatatatatatatatatgtcacacATCAACAACATCCAGAAAAACTTATCATTTCtcaacaattaaaaataaaaatgataattttgCACAATTTCtcatttaaaactaaaaaacgaTATATAACTCGATTAATTAGCTTTCTAAAAATGATTTTCCCGGGAAATCAAATCAAGCATCAGACAAGAGGATCATCAACCAGCCAAACCAACACAAAAACGTAAAAGAAGaaaccagaaacaaaatcgcATTGCTGCTAATTCaaattagattaaaaaaatacCAACATAATCCAACACTtgcaaaatatctttgtatgaaGTAACAAACCAACACTAAGGTCTTAAGAACAATGCGcgacaattaaacaaaaacaaagcctTTAATTTTTCGTAATCTACGAAGCACTTGTCATCCTTTCAAAGCTTGAATCTTTGCCCTACTTCTCCGACGAGTTTGGTCCCCTCTTCTTTCCGAAGCCAACCACTGCAACAATCACGCAACACGCACAATGATTTAATCAAAAAATGCAGAACACGGGTTTTTCATAAAACATTAGTTCTTAATTACCCATTTcaaaaaataatctaaaaaaattcacTAAAACGGTTTAATCCCAGAGAATATGATCCATAACATAGATAATAACGGCAAAATATTGGATGGGAAAATCAGGAAACGGTGGTGTTACCGGCGGTCACGAATCGGCGGTTGTATTGCAAGCGCTTGTGGGCGCGGCCGCggggcttcttcttcttgtcctGCTTGGCCACTTTGGGTGTTTGGCCTCTCACCTTACCGGCACGAGCCAAAGAACCGTGCACCTTTCctgaaaaaattaagaaaaatacatattttaataataaaaaaatggaaacaaaaaagtgaaaaagataTTAAAGCGTGGGAAAATGGGCGGAGAGAGATGCATTAAGCTCACCCATGGCTGCCGAGTGGTGTAGTTGCAGAGAAGATCAGGAGAACAGGTAAACGGCGCGGCGGTAAAGAGACGGGTGCTGTGAGGATTAGGGTTTTCGGTTGTTGCTTCGTTTTAAAGGGCGGATTTGTGTTCACCTATGTTAAACCTCTGCATATTAACTAGGCCTATAGCCCATTTATGTTGGGCTGAAAAGAGTTATTCAAATAGCCCATTTCTATTAGTTGGCCCTGTCGGATCGTTTCCGTCCGCCATCTTTACCTTTAATGACCTTAACATGAAATATTCACGAGATGACGATCAAATAATGATGAACTAATTGAGCCAGAGAATAGACTGACTAGATACAATCTGACTAGAGAATGTGATCCATTTGAATGCCTACTAAGAGACAAGGAGTGATTTGTCTTGCTATTAAACAATTATTTTTGGATACGATGCTATTGGATTTCTAATGAAATCGCCACATAATAACATGTAAAAGAGAAATTATATCATGTAGTTTAGCATATCTTCTTTTTAACTCTTTCGTTACGTGATTTTGACATATTAATATCAAGAAAAATAGTCATTTTTACTATGATATAAACACTACGTTCTtccaaaaactgaaaattttgcGCAATCTACTAAATCTCAAATCCCTAAACTGGAAATCGAttcttttgtgagaattttgacCTCACCTGTTTATTATTGTTTCTAGTAAGATCGGTCTCATGTTTACTTACGGGAATAGAGATTGGAAGCATTTTATTCATAAAGTTCCTTGCATTAATTACGAAAGACTATTTCACTACTTAATCTTCCCTTACGTTTACTAACATATATGGAATCAGAAAAGTGTGCGTTATCCTTTAATTTTCCGTAATCGTATACCTAAACATTAAGAATCAGATCAACTAGAGGGGCTATAGCTAGTGATCCTATTCTATTTCCGTACCTCTCATATTTCTAAGttctctaattcattccttCTCCCATTTCTATTAACCAAACATGTCTTATCAATCATGACAATTTAATCTGCATAAGGTTCATGTATgtcaataagaatataaaaacaATCATGCACATTGCGTGTTGGAGTAAATAATGCCCAATGTATGTTGGCATGCATCATCATAGCATGTTAAAATAACATTAGAGGCCATTTTCATTTGAGTCGCTCTACTAAAAAAATCCAATTATCTCTTTCCCTTCATCGCTGATGGCTCATTCAGCCAAGAAAGTCACCAGCAGGAGACTTTGTTTTTCGTCACCTTCATGTTTTGGGGTCTAAGAAagtccaattccaattccaaaaGAACGCTAATATTGACCACTGTGTTCATCTTTGAAAGCAACTTgcatttcctttctttttcaaagTATTATATTTTCAAAATATCCACATGCTAATATAAACTCCtaataaaaaaaccctaagttctccacaaattaaaataataatagcCGTTTTGGCCtttgtttggacccgattttacactaTCGGCCCGAGCCATTGAGGCCGTAGAATGAGTAAAATTCTAAGCCGTTGGATTGAAAGAAGATTGAGATGATTGATTAATAATTTGTCTAgatattattatgattttaataATCATGATGTTATATGAGGaatttttgaaaattatttCTGAAGTGCAGAGATAATTAAGGAGTCCAAAAGATTGAAATGCTATCGGATCAAAAGATCAAAGATAAGGCTCAGTTTGGATTTTATCATAATGCATGGTTTTTGGGTTGGCAAATGGATATTAATTGGCAGAAAGATTAGTGCATGCGTGGAGAAAGAGTTGAATGAGGACTTCTTTATCTCTTTATGCGGGTCTGCTTGGGATATACCACATCAGGAGAAGCCGCAAGTGAAGAGTCGTGCATGGTAATGACTGGCATCAGGATAGCATCAAATCTGTTTGGATTAGGTAACGGCATGATAATTCACTATTATTATGCATGGCACTTGGATTGGACCATTAGTTTGGATTGCCTGCAAATAATGGTAGGCGTTGATTGGTTTTGATGCAATTACATGCATTATATCCACTGGAGCTGCATTATCATATGTTTAAAAATCCAAGTCGATGGGATTTCATGCATTATCACATCCCAAAAAAGTGGGAGCGCCTACATGAGGGATGATCTAATATTCTTAGGAATATTACTTCTGCACGCAGGATACTCACGACAAGCAACAAGCACTGAAGCCTACTGGCATTATAAGTATCGGGGTATTAGCAACATGGAAaggacctccaattcaacacacaactgccctgcgcaaattctctcaaacaaccttgagatttttttttcttttctcttttcgccgacacaccttcaatttggataaacaacactgtgaaggcaaccggcgaacatctttagtttggataaa
Above is a window of Malus sylvestris chromosome 15, drMalSylv7.2, whole genome shotgun sequence DNA encoding:
- the LOC126604661 gene encoding uncharacterized protein LOC126604661 is translated as MMKRATMASFSTKPSKLYNVRSISMPVRSHPSTLRTEEELNKLKALEAALTSSSSPASSKADSICKALGGLKELYFCIEELLQLPLTQQALALHQKEKWVEELLDGSVTYLDVCGNTRDSILTMKESVRDLQSTLRRRKVGDSSIEDNVSSYVRIRKKMKKEIVQFMASLKQMDQKYEAFPLDIDNHLAAVVRVLREASLITSSIFHFLSSFLSTPILKPRPSRWSLVSILLHKGVLVCDNNQHKSMNELENVDIAISNMLVNNSGEGFEDDQKTQSAQRRLEVLDSSIEGIENGLECLFRLLIRTRVSLLNMLSC
- the LOC126606039 gene encoding uncharacterized protein LOC126606039, which translates into the protein MTVATVATTHTRKLVKLSRSLFRWGFNSSKCKMQAKMAVARIKLLRNKRQVVVKQMRRDIALLLQSGQDATARIRVEHVIREQNVLAANEFIELFCELVVSRLSIIAKQRECPPDLKEGIASLIFASPRCSEIPELIALRNIFEKKYGKDFVSAAVDVRPSCGVNRMLIDKLSVRTPTGEVKLKLLKEIAKEYQVEWDTSESEQELLKPPEELIQGPRNFVSATSMPVQSVPPQSVETNKPDTSSSRRTSGGVQRRTSGGGEQRTSGGGERRTSSGGERGHMQFVDSASAAEAAAKSASEAMAAAQVAAYLANKDSNQAAQSSSSVNTGFGTPSGNSTGRFMPDSPSFGSQNMVNNGFGTPSGNSTGFFTPDSPSVGSQNSDHQSKAPGVDRSHSSRDEEAMHSHGNEKQFIYRRYSYNNAPSVHSDIKFDESDCDEEVEMESPPRGFHQAPERPPPQVPSAARQDSVPRVHPKLPDYDALAARFDALKYRKSS
- the LOC126601265 gene encoding 40S ribosomal protein S30, which gives rise to MGKVHGSLARAGKVRGQTPKVAKQDKKKKPRGRAHKRLQYNRRFVTAVVGFGKKRGPNSSEK